A section of the Chryseobacterium scophthalmum genome encodes:
- a CDS encoding single-stranded DNA-binding protein, protein MNIIGRLTRDAEVRNLPNEKQVVNFSIATNNNYRNKQGERIEQTTYFECAYWISPKVADFLTKGTLVELSGRAYTSAWLGKDGEPHAGLNFHTSQIKVHSSSKRTENKFTESNKKDKKEISNSNSNDSEKDDDLPF, encoded by the coding sequence ATGAACATTATCGGAAGACTGACAAGGGATGCGGAAGTGCGCAACTTGCCAAATGAAAAACAGGTAGTTAATTTTTCAATTGCTACGAATAACAATTATCGCAACAAACAGGGCGAACGGATCGAACAGACCACGTATTTCGAATGCGCCTATTGGATATCTCCAAAAGTGGCGGACTTTTTAACAAAAGGAACTTTGGTAGAATTAAGCGGAAGAGCCTACACCTCTGCATGGTTAGGAAAAGATGGAGAACCCCATGCAGGTCTGAATTTCCACACCTCACAGATTAAAGTTCATAGCAGTAGTAAACGAACTGAAAACAAGTTTACTGAATCGAATAAAAAAGATAAGAAGGAAATTTCTAATTCTAATTCCAACGACAGCGAAAAAGATGATGACCTACCATTTTAA
- a CDS encoding PDDEXK nuclease domain-containing protein, which produces MHPLSSNLYSSVKHLIENAKSKIVRNINMTMIMTYFQIGEIIVEDEQSGRDRAEYSKKTLKNLSKQLIEEFGRGYSVDNLQWMRKFYLIFQKRISQNINSASGKYETLSRISVEDPNYETPSRNSLFTLSWSHYIQLMKIDDENERNFYEIEATQNHWSVRELTRQYNSAIYERIALSKDKEGIKQLAQKGQIVEKPTDLLKSHYVLEFLDLKQDHRYSESDLETEIINKLEHFMLELGKGFLFEGRQRRFTFEGDSFFVDLVFYNRLLRCFVLFDLKIGKLTHQDIGQMQMYVNYYDRKVKLEEENPTIGIILCKEENKTVIEFTLPEDNNTIFAKEYKAILPSKEELKKQIG; this is translated from the coding sequence ATGCATCCATTATCGTCCAATCTTTATAGCTCTGTTAAGCATTTAATTGAAAATGCCAAAAGTAAGATCGTCCGAAATATCAATATGACGATGATAATGACCTATTTTCAAATAGGTGAAATTATTGTTGAGGATGAACAAAGTGGTAGAGATAGAGCCGAATATTCAAAAAAGACGCTTAAAAATCTCAGTAAACAGCTGATAGAAGAATTCGGAAGAGGATACTCTGTCGACAATCTTCAGTGGATGAGGAAATTTTATTTAATATTCCAAAAGAGAATTTCTCAGAATATAAATAGTGCTTCCGGAAAATACGAAACACTGTCTCGTATTTCTGTTGAGGATCCAAATTATGAAACACCGTCTCGTAATTCTTTATTTACATTGTCCTGGTCCCATTATATTCAGCTGATGAAAATTGACGATGAAAATGAGAGAAATTTTTACGAAATAGAGGCGACTCAAAACCATTGGAGCGTTAGAGAACTTACCAGACAGTACAACTCAGCGATCTACGAAAGAATAGCTCTCAGCAAGGACAAGGAAGGGATAAAACAATTGGCTCAAAAAGGTCAAATTGTCGAAAAGCCGACCGACCTGCTCAAGAGTCATTACGTTCTGGAGTTCCTTGATTTGAAGCAGGATCACCGCTATTCTGAAAGTGATCTGGAAACAGAGATCATTAATAAACTGGAGCATTTTATGCTGGAATTAGGCAAAGGTTTCTTATTTGAGGGAAGGCAGCGCAGGTTTACTTTCGAAGGTGACAGCTTTTTTGTAGATCTGGTTTTTTATAACCGGTTGCTTAGATGCTTTGTGTTGTTTGATCTAAAGATAGGTAAACTGACCCATCAGGATATTGGACAAATGCAAATGTATGTCAACTATTACGATAGGAAAGTGAAGCTGGAAGAAGAGAACCCGACAATAGGAATTATTCTCTGTAAGGAAGAAAATAAAACCGTGATTGAATTCACACTACCAGAAGACAACAATACCATTTTCGCCAAAGAGTATAAGGCTATTCTTCCAAGTAAAGAAGAACTAAAAAAACAAATTGGATAA
- a CDS encoding DUF1837 domain-containing protein, whose amino-acid sequence MIEKNIKEDFLELFYNDLCNEALENNNTLNLFTLKVKNNAFAYDELISELGNKLCYFALSRNQINQLKKDDKLNDLVKKAKSKLKHHADNEGELGEILLYCLLESHLNAPKILTKLELKTNSNDYVKGADGVHLLKLSDSDYQLILGESKLNSDIGKGIHEAFGSIDKLLKSTSKMEFEIDLINSELVKEAYDEDSYELLKKIIIPSAKEDETYLDYSFGIFLGFNIEISADESKLSNSDFRRNIRERIKQDVIKAKNSLNFQLRKSGYSGYTFYIYAIPFSDLKNKRKHIIEKIVE is encoded by the coding sequence ATGATTGAGAAAAATATCAAAGAAGATTTTTTGGAGTTATTTTACAATGATCTTTGTAATGAAGCACTTGAGAATAACAATACACTCAATCTTTTTACGCTAAAAGTAAAAAATAATGCCTTTGCCTATGATGAACTGATAAGTGAATTAGGTAACAAACTTTGCTATTTCGCACTTTCACGAAACCAGATCAACCAATTAAAAAAGGATGACAAACTAAATGATTTAGTCAAGAAAGCAAAGTCAAAATTAAAGCATCACGCTGACAATGAAGGTGAATTAGGTGAAATCTTACTCTATTGTCTTCTTGAATCTCATCTTAACGCCCCGAAAATCTTAACAAAATTAGAATTAAAGACCAATTCAAACGATTACGTTAAAGGTGCCGATGGTGTTCATTTGCTAAAACTCAGTGACTCGGACTACCAACTCATTCTGGGCGAGTCAAAATTAAATTCTGATATTGGCAAGGGTATACACGAAGCCTTTGGGTCAATAGACAAACTTTTAAAATCAACATCAAAAATGGAATTTGAAATTGACCTAATCAACAGCGAGCTTGTGAAAGAGGCTTACGACGAGGATAGTTATGAGTTGTTAAAAAAAATTATTATTCCTAGCGCAAAAGAGGATGAAACCTATCTTGACTATTCTTTTGGAATTTTTTTAGGTTTTAATATAGAGATCAGTGCTGATGAAAGCAAATTAAGCAATAGTGATTTTAGAAGAAATATCAGGGAACGGATAAAACAAGATGTTATAAAGGCCAAAAACTCCTTAAACTTCCAGCTTAGGAAAAGTGGATATTCCGGATATACATTTTACATTTATGCCATACCTTTTTCAGACCTGAAAAATAAGAGAAAACACATAATAGAAAAAATTGTCGAATGA
- a CDS encoding DUF4365 domain-containing protein produces the protein MKHYPKRHKNHVLESKSEKFFLDHLPEDWIAEKPVDYGIDYKVEIIVDEEVIGQNFSVQLKAHAKLKEDGLICVSLARSTVNYYLARLEPILIVCYIPENNEAYYMWFTENSVDLTKDQKTHSVKFDPSKKVSSLDWDEIAAYVNSIFSRRHLLHSFSSINFSQMGIEEKNASTYYIDGNYEAANMIFKELNKKEPNAYLLTSIAMCHYGLYQYKDALKYINQALNITSSTDILLNKASILSEYGTESNNKAMMLEARDIFSQAIKNKEDYQLHYNYATTLSWLEENELSEAHFRKSLKLNPNYAEAWKNLAEILHRQKKYSEEIDCYDKALMIKPTMPEALMSKGIALIRDHNDFEKGLEYLQKTVLSDPDLFSKFQEAYFWFAFAYMKLGQKDKGLIYIENGLNHYPGHPYLLNLKRDYLKDNWSQSDDLCSETIDFMTYRLKLGPGDMIAFETLCRIYLKKKRSSDILQLLKQYTILFHLSDVERFDDKYFDIEPFLGSFFNHYNYYIFRKENPIQDINRSNSPLFFFEYCELIGLKIFHEAKEFFIKNAGNENFEDLLLKHLFTQALHLYPKASTYYITSKNDDTESFGSQLTEVVFVLMPRLASKEIARITGNMELNGMLNNKKIELAISKFDEKEYNQRISMACIEAIQARYHFFPEE, from the coding sequence GTGAAACACTATCCTAAAAGACACAAAAATCATGTTTTAGAATCAAAGTCAGAAAAATTCTTTCTAGACCATTTACCAGAAGATTGGATTGCGGAAAAACCTGTAGATTATGGCATTGATTATAAAGTAGAGATTATAGTTGACGAAGAAGTAATCGGTCAAAACTTTTCCGTGCAACTTAAAGCGCATGCTAAGTTAAAAGAAGATGGTCTAATCTGTGTCAGCCTGGCTCGAAGTACAGTCAATTATTATCTAGCACGTCTCGAACCCATCTTAATCGTTTGCTATATCCCGGAAAACAACGAAGCCTACTACATGTGGTTTACAGAAAATTCAGTCGACCTCACTAAAGACCAGAAAACCCACTCTGTCAAATTTGATCCCAGCAAAAAAGTGAGCTCTCTGGATTGGGATGAAATAGCAGCATATGTCAACAGTATTTTCAGCAGGAGACATCTTCTTCATTCTTTTTCTTCCATCAATTTTTCACAGATGGGCATTGAAGAAAAAAATGCTTCAACCTACTATATTGATGGAAACTACGAAGCCGCCAATATGATCTTTAAAGAGCTAAATAAAAAGGAACCAAATGCCTACCTATTAACATCTATTGCAATGTGTCACTATGGACTTTATCAATATAAAGATGCACTCAAATATATAAATCAAGCACTGAATATCACAAGTTCAACCGACATATTACTCAACAAAGCTTCAATATTGTCCGAGTATGGGACAGAATCAAACAATAAGGCCATGATGTTGGAAGCACGTGATATTTTTAGTCAAGCAATTAAAAATAAAGAAGATTATCAACTTCATTACAACTACGCTACAACCTTAAGCTGGTTAGAAGAAAATGAATTATCTGAAGCTCATTTCAGAAAATCACTTAAACTTAATCCAAATTATGCAGAAGCATGGAAAAACTTGGCCGAAATTCTCCATAGACAAAAAAAATATTCTGAGGAAATAGATTGTTACGACAAAGCGTTAATGATCAAGCCGACAATGCCTGAAGCTTTAATGAGCAAAGGGATTGCATTAATAAGAGATCATAATGATTTTGAAAAAGGATTAGAATATCTACAAAAGACTGTACTTTCAGATCCAGATCTATTTTCGAAATTTCAAGAAGCCTACTTTTGGTTCGCATTTGCTTACATGAAGCTTGGTCAAAAAGATAAAGGATTAATTTATATAGAGAATGGTTTGAACCATTATCCAGGGCATCCATACTTACTCAATTTGAAAAGGGATTATCTCAAAGATAATTGGTCGCAGAGTGATGATCTGTGTTCCGAAACGATTGACTTTATGACTTACCGCCTTAAACTTGGACCCGGTGACATGATAGCTTTTGAAACTTTATGTAGAATATATCTGAAGAAAAAAAGGTCTTCTGATATTCTGCAGTTATTAAAGCAATATACTATTTTGTTCCACTTATCTGATGTAGAACGCTTTGATGACAAATATTTTGATATTGAACCATTTTTGGGATCTTTTTTTAATCATTACAATTATTATATTTTCAGAAAGGAAAATCCTATCCAGGACATAAACCGCTCTAATTCACCTCTATTCTTTTTTGAATACTGTGAGCTGATAGGCCTTAAAATATTTCATGAAGCAAAAGAATTCTTTATAAAAAATGCAGGAAATGAGAATTTTGAGGATCTACTTTTAAAACACTTATTTACACAAGCACTTCACTTGTATCCAAAAGCATCAACATACTACATTACAAGTAAAAATGATGATACAGAATCTTTCGGATCACAGTTAACTGAAGTGGTTTTTGTTTTAATGCCGAGGCTAGCATCCAAAGAGATTGCAAGGATTACAGGAAACATGGAGCTTAATGGCATGTTGAATAATAAAAAAATAGAATTAGCAATCTCAAAATTTGACGAAAAAGAATATAACCAAAGAATATCAATGGCGTGTATAGAAGCTATTCAAGCTCGGTATCATTTTTTCCCTGAAGAATAA
- a CDS encoding DEAD/DEAH box helicase — protein MKLIDKLTEDILQDKYFCNLFNKSLQITAEHIFKKQTRLILTNKELKDLLRFADILSNSTNSISRNKAYQIISALNHDYKDNEIYRTISKAIFSKLGNFPAINYLESKNNNLATLPLFREIEAETKKLIQVAPDGNGMIFTDTQFELFNKLSNSQEFSFSGPTSMGKSFIIKSFIKKVIKNTPPENIVIIVPTRALINQFFVDLKLELDELLEIYKYKIFINSNVTDILTEEKFNYIFILTPERLLSYLSQDTNPSIGFVFVDEAHKLANEKDSRSITTYSAIEKAQRKYGNIKLYFSSPNVSNPEIFLKLFNRDFKNSFRTDESPVSQNIYYVNLINQEVEAHTNNSIIKLDNILNPNNDYNLIKFIKFIGTGKNNLVYCYSKRNVLEKATELSKSLKKIDQTSLIEKAIKNIKDYIHPEYFLVDFIEKGIAYHHGKLPQLIRNLIEELYQKEEIRYVFCTSTLLEGVNMPTQNIFIIDNRSGSRTILSPIDFWNLSGRAGRLTRELEGNIFCVQHDSFKWDNTDLLQKKEITLQPTILTKIDRNLQKIEKALKNEEIKTGSETEKEILKYIANIIKVDTLETDANYKSPIIDKLIEKNKQKIIDLARAGVMNYDIPKSILKFHQTINFDIQEKIYKAVQKSRKSILPTGNDINYESILNVLENFHNLYAWDKTEKKLSNKNSLKYYAVLMNQWVKGFPLSQIISQAIDYNHDTSQKIEVNFREFETFKKSNRRHINILIEKIIDDIEYVLRFLLEKYFNHYYQILFNIVGEQKAGENWATLLEYGTQIPQVIALQNIGLTRNTAIKIFRDHRKTLVLRENKLIGVDKAELLKQFRRSSLEYDEIKRSL, from the coding sequence ATGAAACTTATTGATAAACTAACAGAAGACATTCTACAAGATAAATATTTCTGTAATCTGTTTAATAAATCCTTACAAATAACAGCTGAGCATATCTTTAAAAAGCAAACCAGATTAATTCTTACTAATAAGGAACTTAAAGATCTTTTGCGATTCGCCGACATTTTATCAAATTCTACCAATTCTATTTCAAGAAATAAAGCATACCAAATTATATCAGCCCTTAATCACGATTACAAAGATAATGAGATCTATAGAACAATTTCAAAAGCAATCTTTAGTAAATTAGGGAATTTTCCCGCAATAAATTACTTGGAAAGTAAAAACAATAATCTAGCAACCCTTCCCCTTTTTCGAGAGATAGAAGCAGAAACTAAAAAATTGATTCAAGTGGCTCCTGATGGCAATGGTATGATCTTTACAGACACTCAATTTGAATTATTCAACAAACTCTCCAATAGTCAAGAATTCAGCTTCTCCGGTCCCACATCAATGGGTAAGTCTTTCATTATAAAATCATTTATAAAAAAGGTAATTAAAAATACCCCGCCGGAAAATATTGTAATTATTGTCCCAACACGTGCGCTGATCAATCAATTTTTCGTTGATCTTAAATTGGAACTCGATGAGTTATTGGAAATTTACAAATACAAGATTTTTATAAATTCTAATGTTACAGATATTCTAACAGAAGAAAAATTTAATTATATATTCATATTAACACCGGAAAGATTATTAAGTTACCTATCACAGGATACAAATCCTTCCATAGGATTTGTATTTGTTGATGAAGCACATAAACTAGCGAACGAGAAAGACTCCAGAAGTATTACAACATATTCTGCAATTGAAAAGGCTCAAAGAAAATATGGTAATATAAAATTATATTTTTCTTCACCTAATGTTTCAAATCCTGAAATATTTTTAAAGCTATTTAACAGAGATTTTAAAAATTCTTTTAGAACTGATGAATCTCCAGTTTCTCAAAACATTTATTATGTTAACCTTATTAATCAAGAAGTAGAGGCCCATACAAACAATTCTATAATTAAATTAGATAACATTCTAAATCCAAACAATGACTATAATCTTATAAAGTTTATAAAATTTATTGGAACCGGTAAGAATAATCTCGTTTATTGCTATTCGAAAAGAAACGTTTTGGAAAAAGCTACCGAATTGTCTAAATCGCTAAAGAAAATTGACCAAACTTCTCTTATTGAAAAAGCCATTAAGAATATCAAGGACTATATTCATCCTGAATATTTCTTAGTCGATTTTATTGAAAAAGGAATTGCCTATCATCATGGTAAGTTGCCTCAACTAATTCGCAATTTAATTGAAGAACTCTACCAAAAAGAAGAAATAAGATATGTATTTTGCACTTCTACATTGCTGGAAGGCGTCAACATGCCAACACAGAATATCTTTATCATCGACAATAGAAGTGGATCTCGGACGATTTTATCTCCAATTGATTTCTGGAATCTTTCAGGTAGAGCAGGAAGATTGACAAGGGAGCTTGAAGGTAATATATTCTGTGTACAACATGATTCTTTCAAATGGGATAATACAGATCTACTTCAAAAAAAGGAAATTACCCTACAACCGACAATTCTTACAAAAATTGATAGAAATCTTCAAAAGATAGAAAAGGCGCTAAAAAATGAAGAGATAAAGACAGGCTCAGAAACCGAAAAAGAAATATTAAAATATATAGCCAACATCATCAAAGTTGATACGTTAGAAACTGATGCCAACTACAAAAGTCCTATAATTGATAAGCTTATCGAAAAGAATAAGCAAAAGATTATTGATTTAGCAAGAGCGGGAGTGATGAATTACGATATTCCAAAATCAATTTTAAAATTCCATCAAACCATAAATTTTGACATTCAGGAGAAGATTTATAAGGCTGTTCAAAAATCAAGAAAAAGTATCTTGCCAACAGGAAATGATATTAATTACGAAAGTATTTTAAATGTTCTCGAAAATTTCCATAATTTATATGCTTGGGATAAGACTGAAAAGAAATTGTCCAATAAAAACAGTCTCAAATATTACGCAGTTCTCATGAACCAATGGGTAAAAGGCTTTCCATTAAGCCAAATTATTAGCCAGGCAATTGACTATAATCATGACACATCTCAAAAGATCGAAGTTAACTTTAGAGAATTTGAAACTTTTAAAAAATCTAACAGAAGACATATTAATATTCTTATAGAAAAGATCATTGATGATATTGAATATGTTCTAAGATTTTTATTAGAAAAATATTTTAATCATTACTATCAAATTTTGTTCAATATTGTGGGAGAGCAAAAAGCAGGTGAGAATTGGGCTACTTTATTGGAATATGGTACGCAAATCCCTCAAGTAATAGCACTTCAAAACATAGGTCTTACAAGAAATACTGCGATCAAGATTTTTAGAGATCATCGAAAGACTTTAGTTTTAAGAGAAAACAAATTGATAGGTGTTGATAAAGCTGAACTTTTAAAGCAGTTCAGAAGGTCATCTTTAGAGTACGATGAAATTAAGAGATCTCTTTAG
- a CDS encoding caspase family protein, translated as MSKKALVIGINDYRHFTNLDKCINDATAIHDFVTSVGFESALLLNCTQADLIEALTLFKESLEDDTVSLIYFSGHGIQDDKHNYVILSDSNAKTDLDIRYNCIQVDEFLIEKKEKNLHFIILDACREDLHMKGKKGGSFGLMKMNSPAGTLIAFSTAPNTNSIERETDDNGIYTKHLLKNMLIPNLSIEKILKQTRNDVITDTDSRQIPWDESSLIGEDFYFIYEDNGMENTINKVFLSQKNPHIPTFLPMFEKEHISSLSLGSLQLALTLTNIGLAHEQQGLTKSTISVDYLIDQMVDVYLPKFDERLLDEDKSNNDFEINLLTQIKLEGSNYGFNELEPAEDAFPQIIANYISLEGKRGILSFFLTAIDGKHLAKPLIILEDGDNVEFINYKSLTGKVAETILNDFFKLREENEEPETNQMTSFKWDEPSEDFFKEMFEKHPEKRKKE; from the coding sequence ATGTCTAAAAAAGCTCTTGTAATTGGAATCAACGATTATAGACATTTTACGAATCTGGATAAATGCATTAATGATGCTACTGCAATTCATGATTTTGTTACTAGTGTCGGTTTTGAATCTGCCCTACTTCTTAACTGTACACAAGCTGATTTAATTGAAGCACTTACACTATTTAAAGAATCATTAGAAGATGACACTGTTTCGCTGATTTATTTCTCAGGACATGGCATTCAAGATGATAAACATAATTATGTAATATTGTCTGACTCCAACGCCAAAACTGACTTAGATATTAGATATAATTGCATTCAGGTCGATGAGTTTTTAATCGAAAAAAAAGAAAAAAATCTTCATTTTATTATTCTTGACGCTTGCCGGGAAGATTTACATATGAAAGGCAAAAAAGGTGGAAGTTTTGGATTAATGAAGATGAATAGTCCTGCCGGAACTCTGATAGCTTTTTCTACAGCCCCTAATACTAATTCAATTGAAAGGGAAACGGATGACAATGGTATTTACACAAAACATCTTTTAAAGAATATGTTAATTCCAAATCTTTCAATTGAAAAGATTTTAAAGCAAACAAGGAACGATGTAATTACAGATACCGATAGCAGACAAATCCCATGGGATGAATCTTCTTTAATAGGTGAAGATTTCTATTTTATATATGAAGATAATGGTATGGAAAACACGATTAACAAAGTATTTTTATCTCAAAAAAATCCCCACATACCAACTTTTTTGCCAATGTTCGAAAAAGAACATATAAGTTCACTTTCATTAGGCAGTCTTCAGTTAGCGCTAACACTTACTAATATTGGATTAGCCCATGAACAGCAAGGATTAACGAAATCCACTATTTCCGTAGATTACCTGATTGACCAAATGGTTGATGTTTATCTTCCAAAATTTGATGAAAGATTATTAGATGAAGATAAATCAAATAATGATTTTGAAATTAACTTGTTGACCCAAATTAAACTTGAGGGTTCAAATTATGGTTTTAATGAATTGGAACCTGCGGAGGATGCATTTCCTCAAATAATTGCTAATTATATTAGCCTAGAAGGTAAAAGAGGGATTCTAAGTTTTTTTCTAACAGCAATTGACGGAAAACATTTAGCTAAGCCTCTTATAATTCTAGAAGATGGAGATAATGTTGAGTTTATAAACTATAAATCCTTAACAGGAAAAGTTGCAGAAACAATTTTAAATGATTTCTTTAAGTTAAGAGAAGAAAATGAAGAACCGGAAACGAATCAAATGACCTCTTTTAAATGGGATGAACCAAGTGAAGATTTCTTTAAAGAAATGTTTGAAAAACATCCTGAAAAAAGAAAAAAAGAATAA
- a CDS encoding KAP family P-loop NTPase fold protein → MINTDQPINDPANDKLGRTAFATEIASGLVNSFKDNNESIVIGLSGNWGSGKSTLVNFIVGEIEKLSKGQEQDIIVLRFNPWMFTGQKELQNIFLKELLTKFKTNQTKLKDLSEKLSEFLGHLTWLKYLHGGTSEAVKDVKDFLDGVNKEKDITELKQEIDKLLIESKVKLYITIDDIDRLTPSEITDIFQLVKLNGNFANTIFLLAYDQRVVTQALTKQFGENGNRYIDKIVQVDYTIPNISRDTIARILGDTLLNLFPAGDLKNLLEKEIESIKEQSFVKYFTSLRDVYRFTNSLKLRLSSVYTDLNLFDFLRIEALRIFNFDAYEYILNYKEELIAKKDNSNNTFGIQPAEKETIINATIFDALTKTVLLELFDIRDFGFHQNMDEEQLIKSRRAANKHFFDRYFNLQLGDFDIPEKIFDQFINDSSIEQKEIIIEQINEKNNLVKFLRWVELKCHEVEIEKIKAIFTSALNVCERSEYSRNSYFGFGSDFNFLINFCHKLLEKVNGIEEKRNIILDRLRSKNGSFTFVDYYLTDTVLLVKIKGDEGKSTYNYLWNTLHTGIEENDKVFFDEILQFQKDSVLFLFKGYIKDDTILNDDQLTMILPLIEKYHPDLFSTEFAKLIENDKKLLHYIWLSVRRVYRTSVTGTSFQLSDSQFLPGLNKEQTKERLENTDLSSLEEDEKKVLDLYMKAYTDGFQEQLFYDIYDLTKVIEY, encoded by the coding sequence ATGATAAATACCGATCAGCCTATTAACGACCCTGCAAATGACAAACTTGGAAGGACAGCTTTTGCTACCGAAATTGCATCTGGATTAGTTAATTCCTTTAAAGATAATAACGAAAGTATAGTCATTGGACTAAGTGGAAACTGGGGATCTGGAAAATCCACATTGGTTAATTTTATAGTTGGTGAAATAGAAAAATTATCTAAGGGCCAAGAGCAAGATATTATTGTTTTAAGATTTAATCCTTGGATGTTTACTGGGCAAAAGGAATTACAGAATATATTTCTAAAAGAATTGTTAACAAAATTTAAAACTAATCAAACGAAACTTAAAGATTTATCTGAAAAGCTTTCAGAATTTTTAGGACATCTGACTTGGCTTAAATACCTTCACGGAGGAACCAGTGAGGCTGTAAAAGATGTTAAGGATTTTCTGGACGGTGTAAATAAGGAAAAAGATATTACTGAACTAAAACAGGAAATTGACAAATTACTTATTGAATCCAAAGTAAAACTATACATCACTATAGATGATATTGATCGCCTGACTCCTAGTGAAATTACAGATATTTTTCAACTCGTAAAACTAAATGGTAATTTTGCAAACACCATTTTTTTACTTGCATATGATCAAAGAGTAGTAACTCAAGCGCTGACTAAACAGTTCGGCGAAAATGGTAATAGGTACATTGATAAAATTGTGCAAGTAGATTATACCATACCTAATATTTCAAGAGATACAATTGCCCGAATATTAGGAGATACATTATTAAATTTATTCCCTGCTGGAGACTTAAAAAATCTTCTTGAAAAAGAAATAGAATCTATAAAAGAACAAAGTTTTGTAAAATATTTTACATCATTGAGAGATGTATATAGGTTTACAAATAGTCTAAAATTAAGATTATCGTCTGTTTATACTGATCTTAACCTTTTTGACTTCTTAAGAATTGAAGCCTTAAGAATTTTTAATTTTGATGCGTACGAATACATTCTCAATTATAAAGAAGAGTTAATTGCAAAAAAAGATAATTCTAACAATACATTTGGTATTCAGCCTGCAGAAAAAGAAACCATAATAAATGCAACAATATTCGATGCTCTAACGAAAACAGTTTTATTAGAGCTTTTTGACATTCGTGATTTCGGTTTCCATCAAAATATGGACGAAGAGCAATTGATTAAAAGCAGACGTGCTGCTAATAAACATTTTTTTGATCGCTATTTTAATCTGCAGCTAGGAGATTTTGATATTCCGGAAAAAATCTTTGATCAATTCATAAATGATTCTTCGATCGAACAAAAAGAAATAATTATAGAGCAAATAAATGAGAAGAATAACTTGGTTAAATTTCTTCGTTGGGTAGAATTAAAATGTCATGAAGTTGAAATAGAAAAGATAAAAGCTATTTTTACCTCAGCTTTGAATGTTTGTGAAAGATCTGAATATTCGAGAAACAGCTATTTCGGCTTTGGATCTGACTTTAACTTTCTAATTAATTTTTGCCACAAGCTGCTGGAAAAAGTTAATGGCATTGAAGAAAAGCGAAATATTATTTTGGATAGGCTACGTTCGAAAAACGGTAGTTTCACTTTTGTAGATTATTATTTGACTGACACTGTATTGTTGGTGAAAATCAAAGGCGATGAAGGTAAATCAACATATAACTATCTTTGGAATACCTTACATACAGGGATTGAAGAAAATGATAAGGTTTTTTTCGATGAGATATTACAATTTCAGAAGGACTCAGTTTTATTTCTGTTTAAAGGATATATAAAGGATGATACGATTTTGAACGATGATCAGTTAACAATGATTTTACCTTTAATTGAAAAATATCATCCCGATTTATTTAGTACCGAGTTTGCAAAGCTAATAGAAAATGATAAAAAATTACTCCATTATATTTGGCTATCAGTAAGACGGGTATATAGGACTTCCGTGACGGGAACTTCTTTTCAACTGTCCGATTCTCAATTTCTGCCAGGACTTAATAAAGAACAGACAAAAGAACGGTTGGAAAATACGGATCTTAGTAGCTTGGAGGAAGACGAAAAAAAGGTTTTAGATTTATATATGAAAGCCTATACGGACGGCTTTCAAGAACAACTTTTTTATGACATTTATGATCTTACAAAAGTTATTGAGTATTAA